The genomic stretch TGGAGAATTTGTTAACCGGTGTAATTAAACATCGATCACAAGTGGTCCTTATTGATATTACTGGAGTGCCTGTAGTGGATACAATGGTAGCTCATCATATTATACAGGCAGCAGAAGCAGTTCGACTCGTTGGGGCGCAGTGTATTCTAGTTGGAATTAGACCGGAAATTGCTCAAACAATCGTTAACCTGGGGATCGACCTTGGTCAATTCCCGACGAAAAGCACGTTATTTAAAGGCATGAAAACTGCATTAGAAATGACTAAACGCAAAATGATTGAGATTGAGTAAGGGGGGAAGACAATGCGAATTCCTATATTAAAATTGAATCAATATTTATTAATTACAATTCAAGTTGATCTCGATGACAAAACAGCACTTCAATTTCAGGAGGATTTGCTCGAGAAGATTCATGAAACAGGAGCAAAAGGCGTTGTAATTGATTTAACATCTGTCGATATGATTGACTCCTTCATTGCTAAAGTTTTAGGCGATGTGGTGCGCATGTCAAATTTAATGGGGGCAAAAGTAGTGCTGACAGGAATCCAACCTGCTGTTGCTATTACGCTAATTGATTTAGGTATTATGATGAAAAACGTCCCAACTGCATTAGATTTAGAACAGGGGTTAGAGAAATTACAACAGGAATTGGGGGGATAAGTTATGAATATCCAATCCTGTGTGGAAGTACGAAATGAGTGGGATATCGTGAAAGCGAGGCAGTCTGGTAGGAATATTGCTAAAGAACTTGGCTTCGGTACGGTCGATCAAGCTCGCATTACCACGGCTATTTCTGAACTAGCGCGTAACATATACCTCTATGCTGGAAATGGCGAAGTAGCCATTGAACGTGTAGAAAACGGTGGAAAATTTGGTCTTAAAATTGAAGCATCCGACTCTGGCCCAGGAATTAAAGACATTAGAAAAGTAATGGAAGATGGTTTTACAACCTCTGGTGGTCTTGGAGCTGGTTTACCTGGTGTTAAACGATTGATGGATGAGTTTACAATTGATTCGAAAGAGAACGAAGGTACAGTTATCACTTCTATTAAATGGCTCCGTTAAGGAGGGATCGAGCATAATGGACGACCGAGATCTTCAATATCAAAAGTATAAAGCAATATTAGAAAATTATTTAGAAGAGCAATCTGAGCAAACCTTATATAAGGGACAGCAGTTTAGTCGGAAGATGATTGAACAAAAGATCTCCCCTGAAGAAGCAGTTAGTCTCCATGTAAGTGTTCTAGAGGAACTATTTCCTGATATTCCTGAGCCGCTTAAAAATTCGTATGATTTTTTGCTTGAAATGATGATTGGGTACGGATTCGCCTATCGAGAGCATCAAAGTCTTCGGAGTCGACAGCAACAGTTGGAATCTGAAATTGAAATTGCTGCAAATATGCAACAAACGTTACTAGCGGGCGATAAACCGGAAGTACCCAATCTTGATATTGGTGCCATT from Bacillus sp. Cs-700 encodes the following:
- a CDS encoding STAS domain-containing protein, yielding MRIPILKLNQYLLITIQVDLDDKTALQFQEDLLEKIHETGAKGVVIDLTSVDMIDSFIAKVLGDVVRMSNLMGAKVVLTGIQPAVAITLIDLGIMMKNVPTALDLEQGLEKLQQELGG
- a CDS encoding anti-sigma regulatory factor — protein: MNIQSCVEVRNEWDIVKARQSGRNIAKELGFGTVDQARITTAISELARNIYLYAGNGEVAIERVENGGKFGLKIEASDSGPGIKDIRKVMEDGFTTSGGLGAGLPGVKRLMDEFTIDSKENEGTVITSIKWLR